The Henckelia pumila isolate YLH828 unplaced genomic scaffold, ASM3356847v2 CTG_461:::fragment_3, whole genome shotgun sequence genome window below encodes:
- the LOC140872254 gene encoding dirigent protein 22-like — MVKVWIFLILHFLIISIPFSPVHSYTPKDPKSVEKWFDNLPVSKQKLTKLRFFYHDNVSGKNPSTVPVAQPNTSTFQSQTNFGQVEVIDGPLTVGPEPGSKIVGRAQGIYTFASLEEIGLLMSFNFVFTNGKFNGSTLSVLGHNPVFHKYREMPVVGGSGVFRLARGIATTRTVWFNATTVDAVAEYHVIVLHY, encoded by the coding sequence ATGGTGAAAGTGTGGATATTTCTCATTCTTCATTTCTTGATTATTTCGATACCTTTTTCCCCAGTTCACAGCTACACACCCAAAGATCCCAAATCAGTAGAAAAATGGTTCGATAATCTTCCTGTTTCAAAACAAAAGTTAACCAAGCTTCGCTTCTTCTATCATGATAATGTAAGTGGCAAGAATCCGAGTACTGTTCCAGTAGCTCAACCCAACACCAGTACTTTCCAGTCCCAGACAAATTTCGGTCAAGTCGAAGTGATCGACGGCCCATTGACAGTCGGCCCAGAACCCGGTTCGAAGATCGTCGGACGGGCTCAAGGGATATATACTTTCGCTTCATTGGAGGAGATAGGCTTACTCATGTCTTTCAACTTTGTGTTCACAAATGGGAAGTTCAATGGAAGCACGTTGAGCGTGCTCGGCCACAACCCCGTTTTCCACAAGTACCGTGAGATGCCGGTCGTTGGTGGCTCCGGTGTTTTCCGATTGGCACGAGGGATCGCTACAACGCGTACCGTGTGGTTTAATGCTACCACCGTGGATGCTGTGGCTGAGTATCACGTAATTGTGTTGCATTATTAA
- the LOC140872310 gene encoding dirigent protein 22-like: MAKETIIFVLQLYFIMMMGIGFPLVHSYTPKDPESVEKWFDNLPTLKQKSTKLRFFYHDVISGKNPSTVTVAQSNNTLQSPTFFGLVEVIDAPLTVGPEPDSQIIGRAQGIYVLASLEELSLFMSFNLVFTDGMYNGSTLSVLGHNPIFHKYREMAIVGGSGVFRLARGIAATRTVWLNLTTGDGVSEYHVVALHH; this comes from the coding sequence ATGGCGAAAGAAACAATAATCTTCGTGCTCCAATTATATTTCATTATGATGATGGGAATAGGTTTCCCCCTAGTTCATAGCTACACTCCCAAAGATCCCGAATCGGTAGAAAAATGGTTCGATAATCTTCCGACTTTAAAACAGAAGTCGACGAAACTTCGATTCTTCTACCACGATGTTATAAGTGGTAAGAATCCAAGCACTGTCACAGTAGCTCAGTCCAACAACACTCTCCAATCTCCGACATTTTTCGGTCTAGTCGAGGTGATCGATGCTCCACTGACAGTCGGCCCGGAACCGGATTCCCAGATCATCGGAAGAGCGCAAGGAATATACGTTCTCGCTTCATTGGAGGAGTTAAGTTTGTTCATGAGTTTCAACTTGGTGTTCACGGATGGCATGTACAATGGGAGCACGCTGAGCGTACTTGGCCACAACCCCATTTTCCACAAGTATCGTGAGATGGCCATCGTCGGTGGCTCTGGCGTTTTCCGATTGGCGCGAGGGATCGCTGCGACGCGTACCGTGTGGCTTAACCTTACCACCGGTGATGGTGTGTCTGAGTATCATGTAGTGGCGTTGCATCATTAA